One genomic region from Vitis riparia cultivar Riparia Gloire de Montpellier isolate 1030 chromosome 17, EGFV_Vit.rip_1.0, whole genome shotgun sequence encodes:
- the LOC117904402 gene encoding WAT1-related protein At3g18200, with amino-acid sequence MVSVKTKLLVTLLVLQLCYAGTHIVSRVALNIGVSKVVYPVYRNLIALLLLGPFAYFLEKKERPPLTFSLLVQFFLLASLGITANQGFYLLGLYYASPTFASAMQNSVPAINFVMASALRLEKVDISRRYGLAKVLGTIASIGGATIITIYKGPPLLHQTHPQLGNSLEEDMYSRKMQNWTWGCVYLVGHCLSWAGWMVLQAPVLRNYPAKLSLTSFTCFFGLIQFLIIAAFVETNPELWKIQSGEELFTILYAGVVAAGIVFSLQTWCIQKGGPVFVAVFQPMQTLLVAVMASLILGDQLYLGGIIGAALIMLGLYSVLWGKTEEKRVGSQDQEQTLTKHLLDTENRDKDDAPASDIP; translated from the exons ATGGTCTCTGTGAAAACAAAACTTCTTGTAACATTGCTTGTTCTGCAGCTCTGTTATGCAGGGACTCACATTGTCTCCAGGGTTGCACTAAACATTGGTGTCAGCAAGGTTGTATACCCAGTTTATAGGAACCTCATTGCCCTGCTTCTGTTGGGCCCTTTTGCTTATTTCTTAGAGAA GAAGGAGAGACCACCTCTTACTTTCTCTTTGCTGGTTCAGTTCTTCCTTCTAGCATCACTGGG AATCACTGCAAACCAAGGCTTTTATCTCTTGGGGTTGTATTATGCCTCTCCAACTTTTGCATCTGCAATGCAGAACTCAGTTCCAGCAATCAATTTTGTCATGGCTTCTGCTCTGAG GCTTGAGAAGGTTGATATCTCAAGGAGATATGGACTGGCAAAGGTGCTGGGAACCATTGCAAGTATAGGAGGTGCCACAATCATCACTATCTACAAGGGCCCTCCTCTTCTGCACCAGACACATCCCCAACTGGGAAATTCCTTGGAGGAAGACATGTATTCCAGGAAAATGCAGAACTGGACATGGGGCTGTGTATACCTGGTTGGACACTGCCTATCATGGGCTGGTTGGATGGTCCTTCAG GCACCTGTGTTGAGGAACTATCCAGCTAAACTCAGTCTCACTTCATTTACATGCTTCTTTGGATTGATCCAGTTCTTGATCATAGCAGCCTTTGTAGAAACCAACCCTGAGCTCTGGAAAATTCAATCAGGAGAAGAGCTTTTCACAATTCTATATGCT GGAGTTGTGGCAGCTGGGATTGTCTTCTCCCTTCAAACATGGTGTATTCAAAAAGGAGGTCCTGTTTTTGTTGCTGTCTTCCAGCCTATGCAGACGCTTTTAGTCGCTGTCATGGCATCTCTAATTCTTGGCGATCAGTTATACCTTGGAGG GATTATCGGTGCAGCTCTCATTATGCTTGGTCTTTACTCGGTTCTATGGGGTAAAACAGAAGAAAAGAGAGTGGGAAGCCAAGATCAGGAACAGACATTGACAAAGCATCTTCTTGATACTGAAAATAGAGATAAAGATGATGCTCCTGCATCAGACATTCCATGA
- the LOC117904927 gene encoding T-complex protein 1 subunit delta — protein sequence MAAPVAPLARSSKTESYVDNKRKDDIRQANIVAARAVADAVRTSLGPKGMDKMISTASGEVIITNDGATILNKMEVLQPAAKMLVELSKSQDIVAGDGTTTVVVIAGALLKQCLSLLSHGIHPTIISDSLHKASIKAVDVLTAMAVPVELSDRESLIKSASTSLNSKVVSQYSTLLAPLAVDAVLSVVDPAKPDLVDLRDVKIVKKLGGTVDDTELVKGLVFDKKVSHTAGGPTRVENAKIAVIQFQISPPKTDIEQSIVVSDYTQMDRILKEERNYILGMIKKIKATGCNVLLIQKSILRDAVTDLSLHYLAKAKILVIKDVERDEIEFITKTLNCLPIANIEHFRAEKLGFADCVEEVSLGDGKIVKITGIKDMGRTTTVLVRGSNMLVLDEAERSLHDALCVVRCLVNKRFLIAGGGAPEIELSRQLGAWAKVLQGMESYCVRSFAEALEVIPYTLAENAGLNPISIVTELRNRHAQGEINAGINVRKGQITNILEENVVQPLLVSTSAITLATECVRMILKIDDIVTVR from the coding sequence ATGGCGGCTCCCGTGGCTCCTCTGGCGCGCTCCTCCAAGACCGAGAGCTACGTTGACAACAAGCGCAAAGATGACATCCGCCAAGCCAACATCGTCGCGGCACGAGCTGTGGCTGATGCCGTCCGCACCAGCTTGGGCCCCAAGGGCATGGACAAGATGATTTCCACCGCCAGCGGCGAGGTTATCATTACCAACGACGGCGCCACCATTCTCAACAAGATGGAGGTGCTCCAGCCGGCGGCAAAGATGCTTGTGGAGCTCTCTAAGTCTCAGGATATTGTTGCTGGCGATGGCACTACCACCGTGGTTGTCATCGCCGGCGCTCTACTGAAGCAGTGCCTCTCGCTTCTTTCGCACGGCATTCACCCAACAATCATCTCAGATTCGCTCCACAAGGCGTCGATCAAGGCCGTGGATGTCCTCACTGCCATGGCCGTTCCGGTGGAACTCTCCGACCGCGAATCATTGATTAAATCCGCCAGCACTTCGCTTAACAGCAAGGTTGTGAGCCAGTACTCGACGCTGCTCGCTCCGCTTGCCGTTGATGCAGTGCTCTCCGTCGTCGACCCGGCGAAGCCCGACCTCGTGGATCTCCGCGACGTCAAGATCGTGAAAAAGCTGGGAGGTACTGTGGACGACACCGAGTTGGTCAAGGGCTTGGTTTTCGACAAGAAGGTGAGTCACACAGCTGGCGGGCCTACCCGGGTGGAGAACGCTAAGATTGCAGTGATTCAGTTCCAGATTTCGCCTCCAAAGACTGATATTGAGCAGAGTATTGTAGTTTCCGATTATACCCAAATGGACCGGATattgaaagaagagagaaattaTATTCTAGGTATGATTAAGAAGATTAAGGCCACTGGCTGTAACGTTCTGCTGATTCAGAAGAGTATATTGAGAGATGCAGTGACGGATCTCTCGTTGCATTATCTTGCTAAAGCAAAGATTTTGGTGATAAAGGATGTGGAGCGTGATGAAATTGAGTTCATTACAAAGACTCTGAATTGTTTGCCAATTGCAAATATTGAGCATTTCAGGGCAGAGAAGTTGGGTTTTGCGGATTGTGTTGAGGAGGTTTCACTTGGAGATGGGAAGATTGTGAAAATCACTGGCATTAAGGATATGGGTCGGACCACGACTGTGCTTGTTCGTGGGTCGAATATGTTGGTTCTAGATGAGGCAGAACGGAGTTTGCACGATGCTTTGTGTGTTGTTAGGTGTTTGGTGAACAAGAGGTTTTTGATTGCTGGTGGTGGTGCTCCAGAGATTGAGCTATCGAGGCAGCTTGGTGCTTGGGCAAAGGTGTTGCAGGGAATGGAGAGCTACTGTGTCCGGTCATTTGCAGAGGCTCTTGAAGTTATTCCTTATACCTTGGCTGAGAACGCAGGCTTGAACCCAATATCTATTGTGACCGAGCTTAGGAACCGTCATGCTCAAGGGGAGATCAATGCCGGAATCAATGTGAGGAAGGGACAGATTACAAACATCTTGGAGGAGAATGTGGTGCAGCCACTGCTGGTGAGCACAAGTGCTATCACTCTGGCAACAGAGTGTGTGCGGATGATTTTGAAGATCGATGATATTGTTACAGTGAGGTAG